From the Streptomyces pluripotens genome, one window contains:
- a CDS encoding SPFH domain-containing protein: protein MEALGVLIAVCLFAALFVLFLLSRLYRKVEQGRALIVSKIRKVEVSFTGQVVLPVLHKAEVMDISVKTIEITRSGRDGLICRDNIRADIRISFFVKVNKTAEDVIKVAQAVGTARASDQATLQELFHAKFSEALKTVGKQMDFTDLYTKREELRFQIIELIGVDLNGYHLEDAAIDYLEQTPLTQLDPANVLDAQGIRKITELTAVEHVRTNEAKRTEEKEITRQDVDAREAILELERRQTDAEIKQKREIETSRAREEAETARVVEEERLRAQTAFLRTEEQLGVQRENQSREIAVAAKNRERVIAVENERIEKDRLLEVIARERETQLTQIAAEKEVEAEKREIAEVIRERVAVDRTVAEQEESIKKLRAVEQAERERQAIVIAAEAEAQEKLVKDIKAAEAAEQAATHRAAEELTLAEARLKTADFDAQAKLRLAEAVQAEAAAEGLAAVQVRDKEAEVIEKAGRAEAEATQARLRAEADGTQAKALAEAAGIGEKLKAEAAGLTEKAAAMAALDEASRGHEEYRLRLEAEKEIRLAGLDTQRQVAEAQATVLATGLENADIDIVGGESVFFDRLVSAVSLGKSVDGFVANSSTAQSLAGPWLDGSSSFTDDLTRILGSFGTADVQNLTVSALLMGLMKGGGPQAGRFQELLDRAGELGLSDTPLAALNGSMVRG from the coding sequence ATGGAAGCCCTCGGCGTGCTCATCGCCGTATGCCTGTTCGCCGCGCTGTTCGTGCTGTTCCTGCTGTCCCGGCTCTATCGCAAGGTGGAGCAGGGGCGTGCCCTGATCGTGTCGAAGATCCGCAAGGTGGAGGTGAGCTTCACCGGGCAGGTCGTGCTGCCGGTGCTGCACAAGGCCGAGGTCATGGACATCTCGGTGAAGACGATCGAGATCACCCGCTCCGGTCGGGACGGGCTGATCTGCCGGGACAACATCCGGGCGGACATCCGCATCTCGTTCTTCGTCAAGGTCAACAAGACGGCCGAGGACGTCATCAAGGTCGCCCAGGCCGTCGGTACCGCGCGTGCCAGTGACCAGGCCACGCTGCAGGAGCTGTTCCACGCGAAGTTCTCCGAGGCGCTGAAGACCGTCGGCAAGCAGATGGACTTCACCGACCTCTACACCAAGCGGGAGGAACTGCGCTTCCAGATCATTGAGTTGATCGGTGTCGACCTCAACGGTTACCACCTGGAGGACGCGGCGATCGACTATCTGGAGCAGACGCCGCTGACTCAGCTGGACCCGGCCAACGTCCTCGATGCCCAGGGCATTCGCAAGATCACCGAGCTGACGGCGGTCGAGCACGTGCGCACCAACGAGGCCAAGCGCACGGAGGAGAAGGAGATCACCCGGCAGGACGTCGACGCCCGCGAGGCCATTCTGGAGCTGGAGCGCCGGCAGACGGACGCCGAGATCAAGCAGAAGAGGGAGATCGAGACGTCCCGCGCCCGAGAGGAGGCCGAGACCGCACGGGTCGTGGAGGAGGAGCGGCTGCGTGCCCAGACCGCCTTCCTGCGCACCGAGGAACAGCTCGGCGTGCAGCGCGAGAACCAGTCCCGGGAGATCGCCGTCGCCGCGAAGAACCGCGAGCGGGTCATCGCCGTGGAGAACGAGCGGATCGAGAAGGACCGGCTGCTGGAGGTCATCGCCCGAGAGCGGGAGACCCAGCTGACGCAGATCGCCGCGGAGAAGGAAGTCGAGGCGGAGAAGCGGGAGATCGCCGAGGTCATCCGCGAGCGGGTCGCGGTGGACCGTACGGTCGCCGAACAAGAGGAGTCCATCAAGAAGCTGCGCGCCGTGGAGCAGGCCGAGCGCGAGCGGCAGGCCATCGTCATCGCCGCCGAGGCGGAGGCGCAGGAGAAGCTGGTCAAGGACATCAAGGCCGCCGAGGCCGCAGAGCAGGCCGCCACCCACCGCGCTGCCGAGGAACTCACTCTCGCCGAGGCCCGGTTGAAGACCGCGGACTTCGACGCGCAGGCCAAGCTGCGGCTTGCCGAGGCTGTCCAGGCGGAGGCCGCCGCTGAGGGTCTGGCCGCGGTGCAGGTCCGTGACAAGGAGGCCGAGGTCATCGAGAAGGCCGGTCGGGCGGAGGCGGAGGCCACCCAGGCGCGGCTGCGTGCGGAGGCCGACGGCACTCAGGCCAAGGCGCTTGCGGAGGCCGCCGGCATCGGCGAGAAGCTGAAGGCCGAAGCGGCGGGCCTGACCGAGAAGGCGGCGGCGATGGCCGCCCTGGACGAGGCTTCGCGCGGACACGAGGAGTACCGGCTGCGGCTGGAGGCGGAGAAGGAGATCCGGCTGGCCGGGCTGGACACCCAACGGCAGGTCGCCGAGGCCCAGGCCACGGTGCTGGCGACCGGTCTGGAGAACGCCGACATCGACATCGTCGGCGGGGAGTCCGTCTTCTTCGACCGGCTCGTCTCGGCGGTCTCGCTCGGCAAGTCGGTCGACGGCTTCGTCGCCAACTCCAGCACCGCTCAGTCGCTGGCCGGGCCCTGGCTGGACGGTTCGTCGAGCTTCACCGACGACCTGACCCGCATCCTCGGCTCGTTCGGCACGGCCGATGTGCAGAACCTGACGGTGTCGGCGCTGCTGATGGGATTGATGAAGGGCGGTGGCCCGCAGGCCGGCCGGTTCCAGGAACTGCTGGACCGGGCGGGCGAACTGGGCCTGTCCGACACCCCGCTCGCCGCGCTGAACGGCTCCATGGTCCGGGGCTGA
- a CDS encoding PucR family transcriptional regulator translates to MTEQQDIPERYLNGFVRTLADVAATGRRLTRDELKAHRTLGEQAAESGQGLRALVVAHLAAARASWPQAPGSADSALGAVQQAVDAFAEGYERAQRSAVRREEAARREFIDDLLYGRSDLGRLAERAERFGLRLSRAHSVAVAEGSAAYGEGDPVARQVEAAVLARFDARSILLTTKNGRLLCVAPGDEEEVIVHFAKQAYAATDGGRVAIGRPQPGPGGVVQSYEEALAALEMAARLDLEEPVLRAADLLVYPVLTRDRQAMADLVSHTLGPLTSARGGALPLLDTLTAYFDSGCVAAEAARRLSLSVRALTYRLERIHKLTGANPADPAHRYTLQTAVIGARLLDWPNRPL, encoded by the coding sequence GTGACCGAGCAGCAGGACATACCCGAGCGCTATCTGAACGGTTTCGTCCGCACGCTGGCCGACGTCGCGGCCACCGGTCGACGCCTGACCAGAGACGAGCTCAAAGCCCATCGGACACTGGGCGAACAGGCCGCGGAGTCCGGGCAGGGGCTGCGTGCCCTGGTCGTCGCCCACCTCGCCGCCGCCCGGGCCTCCTGGCCCCAGGCTCCCGGCTCGGCCGACAGCGCGCTGGGCGCCGTGCAGCAGGCGGTCGACGCGTTCGCCGAAGGGTACGAACGTGCCCAGCGCAGCGCCGTGCGCCGGGAGGAAGCCGCGCGCCGGGAGTTCATCGACGACCTGCTCTACGGCCGCAGCGACTTGGGCCGGCTCGCCGAACGCGCCGAACGTTTTGGTCTGCGGCTCTCCCGCGCCCACTCGGTAGCTGTTGCCGAGGGTTCCGCCGCGTACGGGGAGGGTGACCCGGTCGCCCGTCAGGTCGAGGCCGCCGTCCTAGCCCGGTTCGACGCCCGCAGCATCCTGCTCACCACCAAGAACGGCCGACTGCTGTGCGTGGCCCCCGGTGACGAGGAGGAGGTCATCGTCCACTTCGCCAAACAGGCGTACGCGGCCACGGACGGCGGCCGGGTCGCGATCGGCCGCCCGCAGCCCGGCCCCGGCGGGGTCGTGCAGTCGTACGAAGAGGCCTTGGCCGCACTGGAGATGGCCGCCCGCCTCGACCTGGAGGAGCCGGTGCTGCGCGCCGCCGACCTGCTGGTGTACCCCGTCCTCACCCGGGACCGGCAGGCGATGGCCGACCTGGTCTCGCACACCCTCGGCCCGCTCACCTCGGCCCGGGGCGGTGCGCTGCCCCTACTGGACACCCTCACCGCATACTTCGACTCCGGCTGCGTGGCCGCCGAGGCCGCCCGCCGCCTCTCGCTGAGCGTGCGCGCACTCACTTACCGCCTGGAGCGCATCCACAAGCTCACCGGCGCCAATCCAGCCGACCCCGCCCACCGATACACGCTCCAGACGGCGGTGATCGGGGCACGATTGCTGGACTGGCCGAACAGACCGCTGTGA
- a CDS encoding transcriptional regulator — protein sequence MTGHPGDAPPALDRELHHPNRLALTAYLSACGEAEFGVLRDYCGVSDSTLSKTLSALEKTGHVRVRKGHLGKRPRTWASLTISGHRALAGHLAALEEIAATARRAGAGAQDANDA from the coding sequence ATGACCGGCCACCCGGGCGACGCGCCCCCAGCTCTGGACCGGGAACTGCACCACCCCAACCGGCTGGCCCTCACCGCCTACCTCTCCGCCTGCGGTGAAGCCGAGTTCGGGGTGCTGCGCGACTACTGCGGGGTGTCCGACTCCACGCTGAGCAAGACCCTCTCCGCCTTGGAGAAGACAGGCCACGTCAGGGTCCGCAAGGGCCACCTGGGCAAACGCCCGCGCACCTGGGCCTCCCTCACCATCAGCGGCCACCGGGCGCTGGCCGGCCACCTGGCGGCCCTGGAGGAGATCGCGGCCACGGCCCGCCGGGCGGGTGCCGGGGCGCAGGACGCAAACGACGCCTGA
- a CDS encoding MIP/aquaporin family protein: MAVEIPALIKPSRLRSRGGLLGECLAEFLGTFVLISFGCGVVAMAVAALPGSGRAATPTTIFLAAGDWLLITWGWALAVAFGVYVAGGVSGAHINPAVTLAMAVRRGFAWVKVVPYIISQVVGAFAGAALVYLVYHNAISAYDSASTAPKTNGHTLASFSIFATFPAPYFHGGVAGPLIDQIVGTAFLVMFVVAIIDLRNQAVKANLAPLIVGFIVAAIGMSYGANAGYAINPARDFGPRLFTWVAGWQSLAFPGSESGAFSAYWWIPIVGPLVGGVIGILIYDLFIGDVLLVRAELAEPREPGETTPVRTVDEDEG; the protein is encoded by the coding sequence ATGGCTGTCGAAATACCGGCGCTCATCAAGCCGTCCCGGCTCAGAAGCCGCGGAGGACTGCTGGGCGAGTGCCTCGCGGAGTTCCTCGGGACCTTCGTCCTCATCTCCTTCGGCTGCGGCGTGGTGGCGATGGCGGTCGCCGCGCTGCCCGGCTCGGGCCGTGCCGCCACACCCACCACGATCTTCCTCGCGGCCGGAGACTGGCTGCTGATCACCTGGGGCTGGGCACTGGCCGTCGCCTTCGGTGTCTATGTGGCCGGCGGTGTGAGCGGTGCCCACATCAACCCGGCGGTGACGCTGGCCATGGCCGTGCGCCGTGGGTTCGCCTGGGTCAAGGTGGTGCCGTACATCATCTCGCAGGTGGTGGGCGCGTTCGCGGGCGCTGCGCTGGTGTACCTCGTCTACCACAACGCCATCAGCGCCTACGACAGCGCGTCGACGGCGCCGAAGACGAACGGGCACACGCTCGCCTCGTTCTCCATCTTCGCCACCTTCCCGGCGCCCTACTTCCATGGTGGTGTCGCGGGTCCGCTGATCGACCAGATCGTCGGTACGGCCTTCCTGGTCATGTTCGTCGTCGCCATCATTGACCTGCGCAACCAGGCGGTGAAGGCGAACCTCGCCCCCCTCATCGTCGGTTTCATCGTCGCCGCGATCGGCATGTCCTACGGGGCCAACGCGGGCTACGCCATCAACCCGGCGCGTGACTTCGGGCCGCGGCTCTTCACCTGGGTGGCGGGCTGGCAGAGTTTGGCCTTCCCGGGGAGCGAGTCCGGCGCGTTCAGCGCCTATTGGTGGATCCCGATCGTGGGGCCGCTCGTCGGCGGCGTGATCGGGATCCTGATCTACGACCTCTTCATCGGTGACGTACTGCTCGTCCGGGCGGAACTCGCCGAGCCGCGGGAGCCGGGGGAGACGACCCCGGTGCGGACGGTCGACGAGGACGAGGGGTGA
- a CDS encoding SDR family NAD(P)-dependent oxidoreductase has translation MSSVAIVGAGPGLGAAVARRFGREGFGVALIARDRDRLDEIAGLLGADGVTACGFGADVRKPEELAAALDSAADALGTVEVLQYSPVPHRDFMRPVLETGHRDLVGPVEFSVYGPVVAVQRVLPGMRGLGRGTILFVNGGTAAVPRPERAGTSIAFAAESAYGLLLHERLAREGIHVAQLVISGAIVPGHPRRDPVVLAETLWSMHRERHGFRRYADDLDG, from the coding sequence ATGAGCAGTGTCGCGATCGTGGGTGCGGGGCCCGGGCTGGGGGCCGCCGTTGCGCGTAGGTTCGGGCGGGAGGGTTTCGGTGTCGCGCTGATCGCCCGGGACCGGGACCGGCTTGATGAGATCGCCGGCCTTCTGGGAGCCGACGGGGTCACCGCTTGCGGGTTCGGCGCCGATGTGCGCAAGCCGGAGGAGTTGGCCGCGGCTCTGGACAGCGCCGCCGACGCGCTCGGCACCGTCGAGGTGCTGCAGTACAGTCCGGTGCCGCACCGGGACTTCATGCGGCCCGTGCTGGAGACCGGGCACCGCGACCTCGTCGGACCGGTCGAGTTCTCGGTGTACGGGCCTGTCGTCGCGGTGCAGCGGGTGTTGCCGGGGATGCGGGGGCTGGGACGCGGCACCATCCTGTTCGTCAACGGGGGTACCGCCGCCGTGCCCCGCCCGGAGCGGGCGGGGACTTCGATCGCGTTCGCCGCGGAGAGCGCGTACGGGCTTCTGCTGCACGAACGGCTGGCCCGCGAGGGCATCCATGTCGCGCAGCTGGTGATCTCGGGGGCGATCGTGCCGGGGCACCCCCGGAGGGACCCAGTCGTGCTGGCCGAGACCCTGTGGAGCATGCACCGGGAGCGGCACGGGTTCCGGCGGTACGCCGACGACCTCGACGGCTGA
- a CDS encoding DUF4328 domain-containing protein codes for MTEQMDQPIAYPFGLRPIRLSGQLAAGALLLAGLVWVVRGVWEIRLALAGEPASGPPVQGNGVHRPLNALEDSYHFVNAAGSVGGLLCAVFFIGWLWRVRDNAKALSGQVPKYAGFWVYAGWCVPIVNLWIPRGIVADVFHASAPGRKLPASLNVWWVLWLIGMLSGVGFVYRDSTDEIIARTYTGVGPLLVFDAAVVGSAVAGALVVRALTRVQLERMRGVLPEGDKGGHVVAPSPGVS; via the coding sequence GTGACAGAACAGATGGACCAACCCATTGCCTACCCCTTCGGGCTTCGGCCGATCCGGTTGTCGGGACAGCTGGCAGCCGGGGCACTGCTGCTCGCCGGATTGGTCTGGGTCGTGCGGGGTGTGTGGGAGATCCGGCTGGCACTGGCCGGGGAGCCGGCGTCAGGGCCGCCCGTTCAGGGGAACGGAGTGCACCGGCCGCTCAATGCACTGGAGGACTCCTACCATTTCGTCAATGCTGCCGGGAGCGTCGGCGGCCTCCTGTGCGCGGTCTTCTTCATCGGGTGGCTGTGGCGGGTGCGGGACAACGCGAAGGCGTTGTCGGGACAGGTGCCCAAGTACGCGGGGTTCTGGGTCTACGCCGGATGGTGCGTGCCCATCGTCAACCTCTGGATTCCGCGGGGGATCGTCGCCGATGTGTTCCACGCCTCGGCTCCGGGTCGGAAGCTGCCCGCCTCCCTCAACGTGTGGTGGGTGCTGTGGCTGATCGGAATGCTGAGCGGAGTGGGATTCGTGTACCGCGACTCCACCGATGAGATCATCGCCCGTACCTACACCGGGGTGGGGCCGTTGCTGGTGTTCGACGCTGCCGTCGTCGGTTCGGCCGTGGCGGGGGCCCTCGTCGTACGGGCCCTGACCCGGGTGCAGCTGGAGCGGATGCGGGGGGTACTGCCGGAGGGTGACAAGGGCGGTCACGTCGTGGCCCCGTCCCCGGGAGTGTCCTGA
- a CDS encoding DUF6445 family protein — protein MPPPPRTPAVLPVLPYRKPTKGRDYWVLDDVLPDVDAVRARCLAKDDWVEGYPYTSETWPGLRAMPGLEPGELARVERLVKKATGAKELWVQQAPGGGTLNHNCVQVVGEGESEPRPHTDSRALCRYAAVLYLNPHVPKDCGTSFYRQHLPGGRLGGNVVQAPHNNLVEALGTRFVTPDAFEEDVRVPHRYNRLLLYNANLVHSATGYSGRTLEEKRMTAVFFWMV, from the coding sequence ATGCCCCCACCCCCCAGAACGCCTGCCGTCCTCCCCGTCCTGCCCTACCGCAAACCGACCAAGGGCCGCGACTACTGGGTGCTGGACGACGTCCTGCCCGACGTCGATGCCGTGCGGGCGCGCTGCCTGGCCAAGGACGACTGGGTCGAGGGGTACCCCTACACCTCCGAGACGTGGCCGGGCCTGCGTGCCATGCCCGGCCTCGAACCGGGTGAACTCGCCCGTGTCGAAAGGCTGGTCAAGAAGGCGACCGGTGCCAAGGAGCTGTGGGTGCAGCAGGCGCCCGGCGGAGGCACCCTCAATCACAACTGCGTCCAGGTCGTCGGCGAGGGCGAGAGCGAGCCCCGCCCGCACACCGATTCCCGCGCATTGTGCCGGTACGCGGCCGTGCTGTACCTCAACCCGCACGTGCCCAAGGACTGCGGCACCAGTTTCTACCGTCAGCACCTGCCCGGCGGCCGGCTCGGCGGCAACGTCGTGCAGGCCCCGCACAACAACCTCGTCGAGGCCCTCGGTACCCGCTTCGTCACCCCGGACGCCTTCGAGGAGGACGTCCGGGTCCCCCACAGGTACAATCGCCTGCTGCTCTACAACGCCAACCTGGTGCACAGCGCGACCGGTTACTCCGGCAGGACGCTGGAGGAGAAACGCATGACGGCGGTCTTCTTCTGGATGGTCTGA
- a CDS encoding glycoside hydrolase family 13 protein: MADHSSKDPDWWRQAVVYQVYPRSFADADGDGLGDLKGITRRLDHLAALGVDALWLSPFYPSELADGGYDVADHRDVDPRLGTLDDFDALVAQAHRLGLKVLVDIVPNHTSHLHSWFQEALRSAPGSPARDRYVFRPGRGEHGEEPPTDWQSVFGGSAWKRAPDGEWYLHLFAPEQPDLNWDNEDVRTGFRATLRFWADRGVDGFRIDVAHGLAKDLTEPLRDVGGIGSTGEEALLRVPPGSHPYWDRDEVHEIYRDWRKVFDAYRPRRTAVAEAWVPGTRRALYARPDELDQAFNFEHLQAGWDADELRRVITDSLATARAVGASATWVLSNHDVVRHASRLMLPPGTDPGAWLLSGGSAPAVDGPAGLCRARAATLLMLALPGSSYLYQGEELGLPEVADLPVEVLQDPVWEQTGRVRKGRDGCRVPLPWTTTGPSYGFGPGAAWLPQPPWFASYSVEAQTGTEGSTLELYRTALQLRRGLLEGETLTWTQDAPAGVLDFTRSAAWRCVANLTATPVPLPPGEILLSSAPFDRAGTLPPDTTVWLA, from the coding sequence ATGGCAGACCACTCGTCCAAGGACCCCGACTGGTGGCGCCAGGCCGTCGTCTACCAGGTGTATCCGCGCAGTTTCGCCGACGCCGACGGTGACGGGCTCGGCGACCTGAAGGGCATCACCCGGCGCCTGGACCACCTTGCCGCGCTCGGCGTCGACGCCCTGTGGCTGAGTCCCTTCTATCCCTCCGAGCTCGCTGACGGCGGTTACGACGTCGCCGACCACCGGGACGTCGACCCACGCCTCGGCACCCTGGACGACTTCGACGCCCTGGTCGCCCAGGCCCACCGGCTCGGCCTGAAGGTCCTCGTCGACATCGTCCCCAACCACACCTCGCACCTCCATTCGTGGTTCCAGGAGGCCCTGCGATCCGCTCCCGGCTCCCCGGCCCGGGACCGCTACGTCTTCCGGCCCGGCCGTGGCGAACACGGTGAAGAGCCGCCCACCGACTGGCAGTCGGTCTTCGGCGGCAGCGCCTGGAAGAGGGCGCCCGACGGCGAGTGGTACCTCCACCTCTTCGCCCCCGAACAGCCCGACCTGAACTGGGACAACGAGGACGTCCGCACCGGCTTCCGCGCCACCTTGCGCTTCTGGGCCGACCGGGGCGTCGACGGTTTCCGCATCGACGTCGCCCACGGCCTGGCCAAGGACCTCACCGAGCCGCTGCGGGACGTCGGCGGCATCGGTTCCACCGGGGAGGAGGCCCTGCTGCGCGTCCCGCCGGGCAGCCACCCGTACTGGGACCGCGACGAGGTCCACGAGATCTACCGCGACTGGCGCAAGGTCTTCGACGCCTACCGCCCGCGGCGTACCGCAGTCGCCGAGGCCTGGGTGCCCGGCACCCGGCGCGCCTTGTACGCCCGCCCCGACGAACTCGATCAGGCCTTCAACTTCGAGCATCTGCAGGCCGGATGGGACGCGGACGAACTTCGCCGGGTCATCACCGACTCGCTGGCCACGGCCCGTGCCGTTGGCGCTTCCGCGACCTGGGTGCTCTCCAACCACGACGTCGTCCGGCACGCCTCCCGCCTCATGCTCCCGCCCGGCACCGACCCGGGAGCGTGGCTGCTGTCCGGTGGCAGCGCCCCCGCGGTCGACGGGCCGGCGGGGCTGTGCCGGGCCCGTGCCGCGACCCTGCTGATGCTTGCGCTGCCCGGTTCCTCGTACCTCTACCAGGGCGAGGAACTCGGCTTGCCGGAGGTCGCCGACCTGCCCGTCGAGGTCCTCCAGGACCCGGTCTGGGAGCAGACCGGTCGTGTCCGCAAGGGGCGCGACGGCTGCCGGGTGCCGTTGCCGTGGACGACGACGGGACCGTCGTACGGCTTTGGTCCCGGCGCCGCCTGGCTGCCGCAGCCGCCCTGGTTCGCGTCGTACTCGGTTGAGGCGCAGACCGGGACGGAGGGCTCCACGCTGGAGCTGTACCGGACCGCCCTGCAGCTGCGCCGGGGGCTGCTGGAAGGCGAGACGCTGACCTGGACGCAGGACGCCCCCGCCGGGGTCCTGGACTTCACCCGCTCGGCGGCCTGGCGCTGCGTCGCCAACCTCACGGCCACACCGGTGCCGCTTCCGCCGGGCGAGATCCTGCTGAGCAGCGCGCCGTTCGACCGGGCCGGGACGCTGCCACCGGACACCACGGTCTGGCTCGCTTGA
- a CDS encoding nucleoside hydrolase, with the protein MAGHPIPVIIDCDTGVDDALALLFAVRHPGLDLRAVTCVAGNTDVDGVVRNTLTVLEQAGAPDIPVGRGAERPLLEPARSARHVHGADGMGDLGLPPPNRAAAALDAVTLLRREILAAPRPVTLVPTAPLTNIALLLRTHPEVTRNIERIVFMGGAVATGNATPVAEFNVWHDPEAAAILLTAGVPITMYGLDVFQQVVVPSPEVHRLRASAESGTRLAGELLAHRPTTPGGDPEAEEAGGLGDAGAVCAVADPQGITTRLLPVEVCLTQGPARGQTVVDRRPRPGESEIHEGEREQSLVDVALEVDVERYVRLYLATVTRS; encoded by the coding sequence GTGGCCGGTCACCCCATCCCCGTGATCATCGACTGCGACACCGGTGTCGACGACGCCCTGGCCCTGCTGTTCGCCGTACGCCACCCGGGTCTGGACCTGCGGGCGGTGACCTGCGTGGCCGGGAACACGGACGTCGACGGGGTGGTCCGCAACACCCTGACCGTGCTGGAGCAAGCGGGTGCCCCCGACATCCCGGTGGGGCGGGGTGCCGAACGCCCGCTGCTCGAACCGGCCCGTTCGGCCCGCCATGTGCACGGTGCCGACGGCATGGGCGACCTGGGCCTGCCCCCGCCCAACCGGGCCGCCGCCGCGCTGGACGCCGTCACGCTCCTGCGCCGCGAGATCCTTGCCGCGCCCCGCCCGGTCACCCTGGTCCCGACCGCGCCCCTGACGAACATCGCCCTGCTGCTGCGCACCCACCCCGAGGTGACCCGCAACATCGAGCGGATCGTGTTCATGGGTGGTGCGGTGGCCACCGGCAACGCCACCCCGGTAGCCGAGTTCAACGTCTGGCACGACCCGGAGGCGGCGGCGATCCTGCTGACGGCAGGGGTGCCGATCACGATGTACGGCCTCGACGTCTTCCAGCAGGTCGTCGTTCCCAGCCCCGAGGTGCATCGCCTGCGCGCGAGCGCCGAGTCCGGTACCCGGCTGGCCGGTGAACTCCTGGCCCACCGCCCTACCACGCCGGGCGGTGACCCCGAGGCAGAGGAGGCGGGCGGTCTCGGCGACGCGGGCGCGGTGTGCGCGGTCGCCGACCCGCAGGGCATCACCACCCGTCTGCTGCCGGTCGAGGTCTGCCTCACCCAGGGCCCGGCCCGCGGCCAGACGGTCGTGGACCGCCGTCCCCGTCCCGGCGAATCCGAGATCCACGAGGGCGAGCGCGAACAGTCCCTGGTGGACGTGGCTCTGGAAGTGGACGTGGAGCGGTACGTGCGGCTGTACCTGGCGACGGTGACCCGCTCCTAG
- the thrS gene encoding threonine--tRNA ligase yields MNDRPHDHRQLGRELGLFGTDPLIGAGLPYWLPDGAVVRHTVEEYIREAERAAGYRHVYSPALGKRELYEISGHWEHYREDMYPPMKLGADEADEAGEAGEAGEVVLRPSLCPHHALIYRSRSHSYRELPLRLAELGSMHRAEPSGALGGLTRVRAIHLNDAHVFCTLGQAVQEAGDALELIARAYADLGIEAVRHRLSLPGEDGKYVADPELWRRSIALLREVLAKAGVAYEEAEGEAAFYGPKIDVQIADPAGRQSTLSTVQIDFHQPARFNLHYTGADGAKHRPVMVHRSIVGSVERVVAHLIEVHGGAFPAWLAPVQLVVLPVAGEQVEQASALVRQALARGLRAELAGPERGTLGARVRAARLVPYQAVIGAREAGAGLAAVRLRDGRRPGELPVSELLRRIAARVAARGTVLWE; encoded by the coding sequence ATGAACGACCGACCGCATGACCACCGCCAGCTCGGCCGCGAACTCGGCCTGTTCGGCACCGACCCGCTGATCGGTGCCGGCCTGCCGTACTGGCTGCCTGACGGGGCGGTCGTACGGCACACCGTGGAGGAGTACATCCGGGAGGCGGAACGCGCAGCCGGATACCGGCACGTGTACTCGCCCGCGCTCGGCAAACGGGAACTGTATGAGATCTCCGGGCACTGGGAGCACTACCGGGAGGACATGTACCCGCCCATGAAACTGGGCGCCGACGAAGCCGACGAAGCCGGGGAGGCAGGGGAGGCCGGGGAGGTGGTCCTGCGCCCCAGCCTCTGTCCCCACCACGCCCTGATCTACCGTTCCCGCTCCCACAGCTACCGCGAGCTACCGTTGCGCCTCGCCGAGCTGGGCAGCATGCACCGGGCCGAACCGTCCGGGGCGCTGGGCGGCCTGACCCGAGTGCGGGCCATCCACCTCAACGACGCACATGTCTTCTGCACCCTCGGCCAGGCGGTGCAGGAGGCCGGTGATGCCCTGGAGCTGATCGCCCGTGCCTACGCCGACCTCGGCATCGAGGCGGTGCGCCACCGCCTCTCGCTGCCGGGCGAGGACGGGAAGTACGTCGCCGACCCCGAGCTGTGGCGCCGGTCGATCGCGCTGCTGCGGGAAGTTCTCGCCAAGGCCGGGGTGGCGTATGAGGAGGCGGAGGGTGAGGCCGCCTTCTACGGTCCCAAGATCGACGTGCAGATCGCGGACCCGGCCGGCCGCCAGTCCACCCTGTCCACCGTGCAGATCGACTTCCACCAGCCCGCCCGCTTCAATCTGCACTACACCGGCGCCGACGGCGCGAAGCACCGCCCGGTGATGGTGCACCGCAGCATCGTCGGCAGTGTCGAGCGGGTCGTCGCCCACCTGATCGAGGTGCACGGCGGAGCCTTCCCGGCTTGGCTGGCCCCGGTCCAACTGGTCGTGCTGCCGGTAGCCGGGGAGCAGGTGGAGCAGGCGTCCGCGCTGGTCCGGCAGGCCCTGGCACGGGGCCTGCGCGCCGAACTCGCCGGCCCTGAGCGGGGCACCCTGGGCGCCCGTGTCCGGGCGGCGCGCCTGGTGCCGTACCAGGCAGTGATCGGCGCCCGCGAGGCTGGGGCGGGCCTGGCCGCGGTGCGCCTTCGCGACGGTCGGCGCCCAGGGGAACTCCCCGTCTCCGAGTTGCTGCGCCGGATCGCCGCCCGGGTAGCCGCGCGCGGCACCGTCCTGTGGGAGTGA